The DNA segment GCGGATGGGTGAAGTCGTGTTTCCGCACCCGGGCGGGTGCGTCATCGGCGAGCGTCCGATAGACATTTTTTTAAAAGGTTATGAAGCGCTTGGCGCTTCGGTAGAGTTGTCGAAGGGATTCTATCATCTCCGGGCAAAAAACGGCCTTCGAGGATCATCCATTTTTTTTCCGGTCGTTTCCGTGACTGCCACGGAAACGCTCATGATGGCTGCCGTTCTTGCCCGCGGCACGACCATGCTGAAAAATGCCGCAATGGAACCGGAAGTGGCGGCGTTAGCGGATTTCTTGAATGCGTGCGGCGCTCGTATTTCGGGGCACGGCACGCCCCACATCGCCATAGAAGGCGTTTCGGAACTTGGCGGCGGAACGTTTCAGGTCATTCCTGACCGAATAGAAGCCGGCTCTTTTGCGCTTATGGCGGGGGCAACCCGGAGCCGCCTTACCGTTGCCGATTGCAATCCGGCGCATCTTGACGCTCTCATCTCCTTACTGCAAGATACGGGAGTAGAAGTGGAGAAGACGGAATCGAGCTTAACGGTAGATGCCACGGGGCGCAAGAACTTAAAAGCAAGGTCAATTATTACACACGAATATCCTGGTTTTGTCACGGACCTGCAGGCGCCTGCCGCGGTATTTCTCACACAACTGGAAGGAGAGAGCCGGGTATTCGAGACTATTTTTGAAGGACGGCTCAACTGGACCCAAGAACTGGTACGCATGGGAGCGCGGATCACGGTCGCCGACCCGCACCGAATTTTCGTCAATGGTCCGGCACAGCTCCGCGGGCGGGAGATTACCAGCCCCGATATCCGCGCAGGCATGGCATTGATCATAGCCGGACTTATCGCGGAGGGAGAAACCACGGTCCATAATATTTACCAAATTGACCGCGGATACGAAAAAATAGAAGAGCGGCTACGAGGGATAGGGGCGGATATACAGCGAGTGAACGCTTAAAAATTCAAAAATCAAAATTCAAAAATAAAAATTTTTGAGTCTTGTGAAAGTTTCAGTTTATCAAAACTTTCACGCCTTCACCGTTTTGCATTTTACATTGTCATTTTCCATTTTGAGATTTACACTTTGAACTTTTTTATGCCAAAAAAACTCGGTATTGATCTTGGAACCGCAAACACGCTGGTATTCGTGCCCAAAAAAGGCGTGATTATCAATGAGCCTTCCGTTGTTGCGGTTTCCCGAGACGACAATCGCATACTTGCGGTGGGGAATGAAGCCAAAGAGATGCTCGGCAGATCTCCAGATTTTATCGTGGTTACGCGCCCTATGCGCGATGGAGTTATTGCAAATTATCGGGTTACCGAGGCCATGCTACGTTATTTTATCCGCAAAGCATCGGGTCCCATAAGCTTTTTCAAGCCGGAAGTGATCATATCGGTGCCGGCGGGCATTACGTCTACGGAACGAAGGGCTGTTATTGAGGCTGCTATATCAGCAGGAGCAAAGGCCGCATATATTGTAAAAGAGCCTCTGCTTGCGGCCATCGGGGCGGGACTTCCGGTACAGAATTCCTCCGGACATCTGGTGGTGAACATCGGTGGCGGAACAAGCGAGGTCGCAGTCATAGCGCTTTCCGGCATTGTTACCTGGGCATCGGTGCGTGTTGCGGGGGATAAAATCGACCGCGCCATCGTGGACTATATCAAACACAGCCACAATGTCGCAATCGGTGAGCGGACGGCCGAAGAGGTAAAAATACTCATCGGGGCTGCCGTTGAGAGTTCGGAGAATAGTGTTGCCGAGATTCGCGGAAGGGATCTTGTTGACGGCCTTCCTAAAACCATAGAGGTTACCACGAACGATATTGTACATGCCATTTCCGATGAATTGCATGACATTTTACGGACGGTGAAGCAAGTTCTTGCGCAAACACCCCCGGAACTTTCCGCCGATATTCTCGACAAAGGCATGATGCTTTCGGGAGGCGGAGCGTTGCTTCGCGGCATAGGTGAATTTTTATCACACGGTACGGGAATCTCTGCAACGGTGGCCCCTGAACCTCTTTTTTGCGTAGCCAAGGGCACGGGACATGTACTGAATAACCTTGAACTCTACAAACGTGCGGTGATGACCAAACGCTAGACTTTTGTTTTTGGCGGATTTCTTCGTTGACTGCTTCGGTGCTCGACGCTGTACTTTCTAAGTACAGCTTACTCTGCTCCTCGCAGGTCGCCTCGAACTCCGCTCAAAAACAAAAGCCTAGAAATCCGTGTGCTTATCGGTATCCATGCCAAAGCCTTATCTGAAACGTATCCGACGGGCGTAGGGTTCTACACACGGTATCTCTTGCAATACCTTTTGGGTCTTCCTGAAGCGGGCACGCACCGCTTTTTATTATATCTTGCCAAGAACGGAGCCGATCAATATCCGGCAAACATCACCAAGAAAATTCTTTCCTCTCCGTTTCTTTGGACCCAGAGTCGTCTTGCCATAGAACTTTTACTACACAAACCAGATGTGTTTTTTGTTCCCCAGCATGTGTTACCAAAAACCGCGCCGAAAAATTCCGCAGTGACTATCCACGGACTTGAATTTGAGCGATTTCCGGATCACTACGCATGGCAAGAGCGCATGTACTTGAGATGGGTGACAAGGGATGCCGTGAAGCGCGCCTCTTGCATCATTGCGGTGTCGAACGCGACAAAACAAGACCTTATGGAATTTTATCGCTTGCCGGAAGAGAAGATAACGGTTGTGCATCACGGAGCACCACAAAGAATATCCAATATCAAATATCCAATATCAAATAAAAGAATGGATACGCCTTATTTTCTTTATATCGGGAGGATTGAGAAAAAAAAGAATGTTGACGGTCTCATTCGGGCCTTCACGATTGCAAAAGAAAAATACAAATTACCGCATAAGTTGATACTTGCTGGTAGCATCGGCTTTGGATTTAGTTCTAAGAAGCTATCAGCTATAAGCTATAAGCTGAAAAATCAGATTGAATTTCTCGGTTATATTTCCGAAGAGGCGAAGTGGGAGCTATTACGCAACGCAGAGGCATTCGTATTCCCTTCATGGTGCGAAGGATTCGGGTTGCCTATTCTGGAAGCACAGCAAGCGGGTGTGCCGGTCATCACTTCAAACATCTCCGCGATGCCGGAAGTGGCAGGCCCTGGAGGGCTCTTCATTGATCCTTCAAGCCCCGAATCCATTGCCGAAGCCATGCATCGCATTTCCGAAGATAGAAAATTGCGCGAGAATCTTATCGCTGCCGGCTATAAGAATGCGCAGCGTTTTTCATGGGAGAAGTGCGCACAGGAAACGCTCAACATATTGATAAAACCATAGTCTTGGAAAATGTCTACACTCACAAAATCTTTCAAACAACTTTCTAAACTTGACGTCTCCTTGGCAGGGGGCAAGGGGGCGTCGTTAGGAGAGATGACGCAAGCGGGGATTTTAGTGCCGCCGGGATTTGTGGTGCTCGCCTCGGTATTCGACAGGTTCTGCGCCGAGACCGATCTTGGCATCGAGATAGATTCTATTTTGCACAAGGTGGACCACAAGCGTATCAACACGGTGGAAGACGCATCGGAAAATATCAAGGCGTTGATTCTGAACGCAAAGATGCCGGGAGACATCGCCTCGGCAATCAAGAAAGAATTCAAGAAGCTTGATGCAATTTATGTTGCCGTGCGCTCTTCAGCAACCGCCGAAGACAGCGCTTCTGCCGCGTGGGCGGGACAGCTTGAAAGCTATCTCAATACGACCGAGAAGGATTTATTGCAAAACGTACAAAAATGCTGGGCGTCACTCTTTACGCCAAGAGCCATATTTTATCGTTTCGAAAAAGGACTTCATGGTTCTC comes from the bacterium genome and includes:
- the murA gene encoding UDP-N-acetylglucosamine 1-carboxyvinyltransferase; protein product: MPQEKFVIRGGKNLSGTIRVKGAKNNALKVLAASLLSKELWTITRVPFVEDVLRTLELLRALGVEVSDTLSGGDIVTLRAKNIISTTLDTEVSKRIRASMVLTGPLLARMGEVVFPHPGGCVIGERPIDIFLKGYEALGASVELSKGFYHLRAKNGLRGSSIFFPVVSVTATETLMMAAVLARGTTMLKNAAMEPEVAALADFLNACGARISGHGTPHIAIEGVSELGGGTFQVIPDRIEAGSFALMAGATRSRLTVADCNPAHLDALISLLQDTGVEVEKTESSLTVDATGRKNLKARSIITHEYPGFVTDLQAPAAVFLTQLEGESRVFETIFEGRLNWTQELVRMGARITVADPHRIFVNGPAQLRGREITSPDIRAGMALIIAGLIAEGETTVHNIYQIDRGYEKIEERLRGIGADIQRVNA
- a CDS encoding rod shape-determining protein, yielding MPKKLGIDLGTANTLVFVPKKGVIINEPSVVAVSRDDNRILAVGNEAKEMLGRSPDFIVVTRPMRDGVIANYRVTEAMLRYFIRKASGPISFFKPEVIISVPAGITSTERRAVIEAAISAGAKAAYIVKEPLLAAIGAGLPVQNSSGHLVVNIGGGTSEVAVIALSGIVTWASVRVAGDKIDRAIVDYIKHSHNVAIGERTAEEVKILIGAAVESSENSVAEIRGRDLVDGLPKTIEVTTNDIVHAISDELHDILRTVKQVLAQTPPELSADILDKGMMLSGGGALLRGIGEFLSHGTGISATVAPEPLFCVAKGTGHVLNNLELYKRAVMTKR
- a CDS encoding glycosyltransferase family 1 protein → MLIGIHAKALSETYPTGVGFYTRYLLQYLLGLPEAGTHRFLLYLAKNGADQYPANITKKILSSPFLWTQSRLAIELLLHKPDVFFVPQHVLPKTAPKNSAVTIHGLEFERFPDHYAWQERMYLRWVTRDAVKRASCIIAVSNATKQDLMEFYRLPEEKITVVHHGAPQRISNIKYPISNKRMDTPYFLYIGRIEKKKNVDGLIRAFTIAKEKYKLPHKLILAGSIGFGFSSKKLSAISYKLKNQIEFLGYISEEAKWELLRNAEAFVFPSWCEGFGLPILEAQQAGVPVITSNISAMPEVAGPGGLFIDPSSPESIAEAMHRISEDRKLRENLIAAGYKNAQRFSWEKCAQETLNILIKP